Within the Planctomycetota bacterium genome, the region CATCTCCTCGAGGTAGTGCAACACAATCACCTCTCGATACTTGCGTGGCAGACGTCTCACAGCGCGCAGCACCCGCTCACGCTCCTCGTTCGCCCCCGCCTCATCGCGGGGCGTCGCCGTCGTGTGGGCCTGCTCCACAGCCTCCGATGGCGACTCACACCGACGTCCCTGCCGCCGCAGCCAGTCCCGGCACACGTGCGCCGCGATACCGAAGACCCATGGTGCGAACGACAGCCCCGGGTCGAATCGGCCCAAGGACTCGAACACCCTGAACAGCGTCTCCTGCGTCAGATCCTCCGCCTCCTGGACGTCCCCTGTCATTCGGAGTGCGAAGGTGAA harbors:
- a CDS encoding RNA polymerase sigma factor: MGPSRQEKPESGSKPELPDETLARRCLDGDGAAFETLARRFQNRLFTFALRMTGDVQEAEDLTQETLFRVFESLGRFDPGLSFAPWVFGIAAHVCRDWLRRQGRRCESPSEAVEQAHTTATPRDEAGANEERERVLRAVRRLPRKYREVIVLHYLEEMGYDEVAASLGIRPEAARRRALRAREMLRDYLGGGESA